Within the Desulfobaculum xiamenense genome, the region ATGCCCCCGGAGGTGCAGCGGCGCGTTTTCGAGCCGTTCTACACGACCAAGCCGCCCGGAGAGGGGACCGGGATGGGGCTGTCGGTCGCCTATTTTATCATTGTGCGCAATCACGGCGGACAGTTTCAGGTTGAGACGCGGCCAGGGCAAGGAGCGCGCTTCACGGTGCTTCTGCCCATTCTCGAACCCGACGAGTGTCATCTCTAGTCGGGCGAAGCCGCCTGCCGCCAGTTGACGCCTTCCGTGTCCAGCCCGCGCCCCGCGTCGTACACGCCAACCACGGCGTCGAGGACGCGGCGGGATTTCGCCCTGCGCCAATAGTGGAAAATGTTCGTGTAGTCAGCCTCGTAGCCGCCCCTGCTGGTCCAGCCGCCGCAACGCACCACCGCCAACTCGCGCGATACGCACACGCACAGCGGGTCGATGTTCGTGGGGCGCACGAGCTCGCGGTCGTCGCCCACACGCGGCAGCAGCGGGACATCCGCGAAGGCGCGGGAGGTGTCGATGCGCGCGACGATCATCTCGTGGTCGAGGTGGGCGTGGTAGATGCAGAGCGCTTCCGGCGTCAGGGCGTTGTCGTCGTCGAGAAACAGGACGTGGCCCCCGCGCGCGGCCCGAAGCAGCGTATTGCGCACGGCGTTGCCGTAGTCGCCGTCGCGAGGCAGGTCGAAGAAGCGCACGAAGTCCGGGGGCGGGCCGCCGTCGGGCCCGAGGCGCGGGCCGCGCATGCCG harbors:
- a CDS encoding glycosyltransferase family 2 protein, which translates into the protein MQQPITFSIITPSGGRRPQALRLAMGSVAEALTRLREAIGPSIHIEMLVGFDGMRGPRLGPDGGPPPDFVRFFDLPRDGDYGNAVRNTLLRAARGGHVLFLDDDNALTPEALCIYHAHLDHEMIVARIDTSRAFADVPLLPRVGDDRELVRPTNIDPLCVCVSRELAVVRCGGWTSRGGYEADYTNIFHYWRRAKSRRVLDAVVGVYDAGRGLDTEGVNWRQAASPD